In Verrucomicrobiota bacterium JB022, a single genomic region encodes these proteins:
- a CDS encoding molybdopterin molybdotransferase MoeA: MDALIEPSGVNTLLQQAGRQLGIESVQLPDALGRWLANDIIADRDQPPYDRSMMDGYAVCGTGPRWQVVGRTWAGQPVSEDPLDEGEAIEIMTGAPVPPDADAVVPYEWTQRDKQTLTMNSIHSLTAGQFIHAQASDAPAGRVLIPAQARLGLPEMGVAAAVGAVALSVVRRPRVHLLTTGDEVMPVHLAPATHQVRQSNRAVLEALLRAHGAEVESSHLIDDADMIRRWLEASRSADLIVVVGGMSRGQRDFLPRLLDGMGRCLFHGVAQKPGKPLGAWQVDGGPLALGLPGNPLSVLAAATRYLVPLLALLETGRWPEPMHVPLIEPVETMPQATRLIPVRLEAGRARPLAFQNSGDFAAAVGATGVVEIARGGMPPAQEGVPYYPFLR, translated from the coding sequence ATGGATGCGCTGATTGAGCCAAGTGGCGTGAATACCCTTCTCCAGCAGGCCGGACGCCAGCTTGGGATCGAAAGCGTGCAATTGCCCGACGCGTTGGGGCGCTGGCTGGCTAACGACATTATTGCCGACCGCGATCAGCCGCCTTACGACCGCAGTATGATGGACGGCTACGCGGTATGTGGCACCGGTCCTCGTTGGCAGGTGGTGGGCCGGACCTGGGCTGGGCAGCCTGTTAGCGAGGATCCGCTGGATGAAGGCGAAGCCATTGAGATCATGACCGGCGCGCCCGTGCCGCCCGATGCCGATGCCGTCGTGCCCTACGAATGGACGCAGCGCGACAAGCAGACGCTCACTATGAATTCCATTCATAGCCTGACCGCTGGTCAATTCATACACGCCCAAGCGTCCGATGCCCCTGCTGGGCGCGTGCTCATTCCTGCTCAGGCCCGACTGGGGCTGCCCGAGATGGGGGTCGCTGCTGCTGTGGGGGCTGTCGCGCTGTCGGTGGTGCGCCGCCCCCGCGTGCACCTGCTGACGACGGGCGATGAAGTGATGCCGGTGCACCTCGCTCCCGCCACACACCAGGTGCGCCAGAGCAATCGCGCGGTGCTGGAGGCGCTGCTGCGGGCGCATGGCGCGGAGGTCGAAAGCAGCCACTTGATCGACGATGCCGACATGATCCGGCGCTGGCTGGAGGCGAGCCGGTCCGCCGACCTGATCGTGGTCGTGGGCGGGATGAGCCGAGGCCAGCGCGACTTCCTGCCGCGCTTGCTCGACGGCATGGGCCGCTGCCTCTTCCACGGCGTCGCCCAAAAGCCGGGCAAGCCGCTAGGCGCGTGGCAAGTCGACGGCGGGCCGCTGGCGCTCGGGCTACCGGGTAACCCCTTGTCGGTGCTTGCCGCCGCCACGCGCTACCTCGTGCCATTGCTGGCCCTGTTGGAGACGGGGCGTTGGCCCGAGCCCATGCATGTGCCGCTGATCGAGCCGGTCGAGACGATGCCGCAGGCCACGCGCCTCATACCCGTGCGGCTGGAGGCGGGCAGGGCACGGCCATTGGCCTTCCAGAACTCCGGGGATTTCGCGGCGGCGGTGGGCGCGACGGGGGTGGTCGAAATTGCACGGGGCGGCATGCCTCCTGCTCAAGAAGGCGTCCCGTACTATCCCTTCCTCCGTTGA
- a CDS encoding Rrf2 family transcriptional regulator, protein MKLLSDASEYALRAVVWMAQRPGETHKLRDISEGTKAAPGYMIKVLQGLARAGIFSTQRGSNGGFSLLSDPNALTVLEVINAVDPIQRIRTCPLGLESHGTCLCPMHRRIDDAMAGIEASFRDTTIAELLNEQSQSTPLCEALGAPAKSQPPA, encoded by the coding sequence ATGAAATTACTTTCCGACGCCTCCGAGTATGCCTTGCGCGCCGTCGTGTGGATGGCCCAGCGCCCCGGCGAGACCCACAAGCTGCGCGACATCTCCGAGGGCACGAAGGCGGCACCGGGTTACATGATCAAGGTGCTGCAAGGGCTGGCGCGAGCGGGGATCTTCTCGACCCAGCGTGGCAGCAACGGCGGTTTTTCGCTGCTCAGCGACCCCAACGCGCTGACCGTGCTGGAGGTAATCAATGCGGTCGACCCGATCCAGCGCATCCGCACTTGTCCACTCGGGCTCGAGTCGCACGGCACCTGCCTCTGCCCGATGCACCGGCGGATCGACGACGCGATGGCGGGCATCGAAGCGAGCTTTCGCGACACCACGATTGCGGAGCTGCTGAACGAGCAGAGCCAGTCCACGCCACTCTGCGAGGCCTTGGGCGCTCCGGCAAAAAGCCAGCCGCCCGCATAG
- the moaC gene encoding cyclic pyranopterin monophosphate synthase MoaC, producing MKQTFTHLTPEGQPQMVDVTAKEVSAREAVASAQVRLNPGAWQALADGDIQTKKGPVFHTAIIAGTQAVKRTADWIPFCHPLPIEGCRITITPAEAPILEIRCRVRTTYRTGVEMEALTGASAAALTIIDMCKAFGPDLEIRHVRLESKTGGASGDYQREAAS from the coding sequence ATGAAACAAACCTTTACCCACCTTACCCCCGAGGGGCAGCCTCAGATGGTCGACGTTACGGCCAAAGAGGTTTCGGCCCGCGAGGCTGTGGCCAGCGCGCAGGTGCGCCTCAATCCCGGCGCGTGGCAGGCCTTGGCCGATGGCGACATCCAGACCAAAAAAGGCCCCGTCTTTCACACCGCGATCATCGCCGGCACGCAGGCCGTCAAACGCACCGCCGACTGGATCCCGTTTTGCCACCCGTTGCCGATCGAAGGCTGCCGCATTACGATCACCCCGGCGGAGGCTCCCATCCTGGAGATCCGTTGCCGCGTGCGCACTACCTACCGTACTGGCGTCGAAATGGAGGCGCTGACGGGTGCCTCCGCTGCCGCGCTGACGATCATCGACATGTGCAAGGCGTTCGGGCCCGACCTCGAAATCCGGCACGTGCGCCTCGAATCCAAGACCGGTGGGGCTTCCGGCGATTACCAGCGGGAGGCCGCCTCGTGA
- the moaA gene encoding GTP 3',8-cyclase MoaA, with the protein MSFPALAPAPVQSTTPLDRRQRPVHDLRLSVIERCNLRCRYCLPAETFGPDYAFLPEKALLSVNGLYKMAAAAVELGARKVRLTGGEPLLRRDLPEIVARIAGLDLDDLALTTNGIALARLAPILKTAGLQRVNVSLDALDPEVLAQVAGRQIDPSIILRGISAAQAAGLGVKVNTVIQRGLNDDQVLPLARWGRREGITIRFIEYMDVGNQNRWDRSQVYSGREALETLEREWPLVPVEPAYAGEVARRYRYADGAGEIGLINSITQPFCGNCSRLRVTARGEVLTCLFAQRGLSVRHWVEDPLMTSDDLAFHLRRLWAKRSDAYSEQRQSATAPQTKREMWEIGG; encoded by the coding sequence ATGTCCTTTCCTGCCCTTGCCCCTGCCCCCGTGCAATCCACCACCCCCCTCGACCGCCGCCAGCGTCCCGTCCACGACTTGCGGCTCTCGGTGATCGAGCGGTGCAACCTTCGCTGCCGCTATTGCCTGCCGGCAGAAACCTTTGGGCCCGACTACGCCTTCTTGCCCGAGAAAGCGCTCCTGTCGGTCAACGGGCTTTACAAGATGGCGGCGGCTGCCGTCGAGCTGGGGGCGCGCAAGGTGCGGCTGACCGGCGGAGAGCCTCTCCTGCGCCGCGACTTGCCGGAGATCGTGGCCCGCATTGCCGGGCTGGATCTCGACGACCTTGCGCTGACCACCAACGGCATCGCCCTCGCCCGACTGGCACCGATCCTGAAGACGGCCGGGCTGCAGCGGGTCAACGTGAGCCTCGATGCGCTCGACCCTGAGGTGCTGGCGCAGGTGGCCGGTCGGCAGATTGATCCCTCGATCATCCTGCGCGGCATCTCAGCGGCACAGGCAGCGGGGCTGGGCGTAAAGGTGAATACCGTAATCCAGCGTGGCCTGAACGACGACCAAGTGTTGCCGCTGGCACGCTGGGGCCGCCGCGAAGGCATCACCATCCGCTTCATCGAGTATATGGACGTGGGCAACCAGAACCGCTGGGACCGCTCGCAGGTCTACTCCGGGCGTGAAGCGCTGGAGACCCTCGAGCGCGAGTGGCCGCTGGTGCCGGTCGAGCCAGCGTACGCGGGCGAAGTCGCCCGGCGCTACCGCTATGCCGACGGCGCGGGCGAGATCGGCCTGATCAACTCCATTACGCAGCCGTTTTGCGGCAACTGCAGTCGCCTGCGCGTGACGGCTCGCGGCGAGGTGTTGACCTGCCTCTTTGCCCAGCGCGGCCTTAGCGTGCGCCACTGGGTCGAGGATCCGCTCATGACGTCCGACGACCTCGCCTTTCACCTGCGCCGCCTGTGGGCCAAGCGCAGCGACGCCTATTCCGAGCAGCGCCAGAGTGCCACCGCGCCCCAGACGAAGCGCGAGATGTGGGAAATCGGCGGATAG
- a CDS encoding nitric-oxide reductase large subunit, protein MKRNYWKLWLGFVAVVVASFAVLGYYGFEIYRKAPPYPAQVVVEGGAPLFTGEDIFTGQAVWQSIGGQQVGSIWGHGAYVAPDWSADWLHREILYVAQQWSQERYGVPFAELRGEELAAVQARLRAEFRTNRYDAATDTLTLSADRARAVDAMSRYYAAIFGDAEQFDADLRFLADGGMTPPELRDAYAIPAHTIKHTDRQDAMNAFFFWAAWACGTERPAETDATVAETAAAGTVPAITYTNNWPPEPLIDNRPSGPIVVWSVLSFVLLLGGVGALAWFYAVSKHHEEPAGELPEVDPLLALKPSPSMRATLKYFWVVAALIVVQVVLGAVTAHYGVEGEAFYGIPLAEWLPYSVTRTWHTQLGIFWIATAWLATGLYMAPAVSGYEPKLQRLGVNVLFSCLLVIVIGTLFGTWYSTRQEMGLTASYWFGHQGLEYVDLGRFWQWFLFIGLFLWLGLMTRAMWPAFRQPGEHKHLLGLFLISSLAIAGFYGAGLMYGQGSHFALIEYWRWWVVHLWVEGFFEVFATVVIAFLFTRMGLLQTSLATGAVLFSCTIFLFGGIIGTFHHLYFSGTPTAVLALGSVFSALEVVPLVLIGFEAYENLSLSRAKRWVSAYKWPIYFFVAVAFWNLVGAGLFGFLINPPIALYYMQGLNTTPVHGHTALFGVYGMLGIGLTLFCLKGLTHHREWKTGALKLAFWTINLGLALMVLISVLPVGILQTMASVEHGMWYARSAEFLQRDGMDTLRWLRVIGDTIFAVGILALGWFIAGLHFGWSATAKPDAAVPTK, encoded by the coding sequence ATGAAACGAAATTACTGGAAACTCTGGTTGGGCTTTGTCGCCGTGGTGGTGGCCTCGTTCGCCGTGCTCGGCTACTACGGCTTCGAGATCTACCGCAAGGCGCCGCCGTACCCTGCGCAAGTGGTAGTCGAGGGAGGCGCGCCGCTCTTTACCGGGGAGGATATCTTTACCGGCCAGGCGGTTTGGCAATCCATCGGCGGTCAGCAGGTCGGCAGTATTTGGGGGCACGGGGCCTACGTTGCGCCGGATTGGTCGGCCGATTGGCTCCACCGCGAGATCCTTTACGTGGCACAGCAGTGGTCGCAGGAGCGCTACGGGGTGCCTTTCGCAGAGCTGCGGGGCGAGGAACTGGCGGCCGTTCAGGCACGCTTGCGCGCCGAGTTCCGCACCAACCGCTACGATGCGGCGACTGATACCCTTACGCTTTCGGCAGACCGCGCCCGTGCGGTCGATGCCATGTCGCGCTATTACGCTGCGATCTTTGGTGACGCCGAGCAGTTCGACGCCGACCTCCGCTTTTTGGCTGACGGCGGTATGACCCCGCCTGAGCTGCGTGACGCCTACGCCATCCCGGCCCACACGATCAAACACACCGACCGCCAGGACGCGATGAACGCCTTCTTCTTCTGGGCCGCCTGGGCCTGCGGCACCGAGCGCCCCGCCGAGACCGATGCCACGGTTGCTGAAACCGCCGCTGCTGGCACCGTTCCCGCGATCACCTACACCAACAACTGGCCGCCGGAGCCTTTGATCGACAACCGCCCGTCGGGTCCGATCGTCGTGTGGTCCGTCCTCAGCTTTGTCCTGTTGCTGGGTGGGGTAGGGGCACTGGCGTGGTTTTACGCCGTGTCGAAGCACCATGAAGAGCCGGCGGGCGAGCTTCCCGAGGTGGATCCGCTGCTCGCGCTCAAGCCCAGCCCCAGCATGCGCGCCACGCTCAAATACTTCTGGGTCGTTGCCGCGCTGATCGTGGTGCAGGTCGTCCTGGGGGCGGTCACCGCGCACTACGGGGTCGAGGGCGAGGCCTTCTACGGCATCCCGCTGGCCGAATGGCTTCCTTACTCGGTCACGCGTACCTGGCACACCCAGCTGGGCATCTTCTGGATCGCAACCGCCTGGCTGGCCACCGGCCTCTATATGGCCCCCGCCGTTTCCGGCTACGAACCGAAGCTCCAGCGCCTGGGCGTCAACGTGCTCTTCTCGTGCCTGCTGGTCATTGTGATCGGCACCCTTTTCGGCACCTGGTATTCGACCCGGCAGGAGATGGGGCTGACGGCCAGCTACTGGTTCGGGCACCAAGGCCTCGAATACGTGGACCTCGGCCGCTTCTGGCAATGGTTTCTCTTTATCGGCTTGTTCCTCTGGCTTGGCCTGATGACGCGCGCCATGTGGCCGGCATTCCGCCAGCCGGGCGAGCACAAGCACCTGCTCGGGCTGTTCCTGATCAGCTCACTTGCGATCGCCGGCTTCTATGGCGCGGGCTTGATGTATGGACAAGGCAGCCACTTTGCCTTGATCGAGTACTGGCGCTGGTGGGTGGTGCACCTGTGGGTGGAGGGCTTTTTTGAAGTCTTTGCGACCGTCGTCATTGCCTTCCTCTTCACCCGCATGGGCCTCTTGCAGACGAGCCTTGCGACAGGCGCGGTGCTCTTCAGCTGCACGATTTTCCTCTTCGGCGGCATCATTGGCACCTTCCACCACTTGTATTTCAGCGGCACCCCCACGGCGGTGCTGGCCCTGGGTTCGGTCTTCAGCGCGCTGGAGGTCGTGCCGCTGGTGCTGATCGGCTTCGAAGCCTACGAAAACCTCTCCCTCTCGCGAGCAAAGCGTTGGGTTTCGGCCTACAAGTGGCCTATCTACTTCTTCGTGGCGGTTGCCTTCTGGAATCTCGTGGGCGCGGGCCTCTTTGGCTTCCTCATCAATCCGCCCATCGCGCTCTACTACATGCAGGGGCTCAACACGACGCCCGTGCACGGCCATACCGCATTGTTCGGCGTCTACGGTATGCTTGGCATCGGCCTGACGCTCTTCTGCCTCAAGGGCCTCACGCACCACCGCGAGTGGAAGACCGGCGCGCTCAAGCTGGCCTTCTGGACGATCAACCTCGGCCTCGCCCTGATGGTGCTGATCAGCGTGTTGCCGGTCGGCATCCTCCAGACGATGGCCAGCGTCGAACACGGCATGTGGTATGCCCGCTCGGCCGAGTTTCTCCAGCGCGACGGCATGGACACCCTGCGTTGGCTGCGTGTGATCGGCGACACCATCTTTGCGGTCGGCATCCTTGCGCTGGGCTGGTTCATCGCCGGTCTGCACTTCGGCTGGTCTGCCACGGCCAAGCCCGATGCCGCCGTCCCCACCAAGTAA
- a CDS encoding Crp/Fnr family transcriptional regulator, translating into MATPASSIRAAVLHGTLKQCPLFSALSDSALAEVAATCRLRGLAKGEYLFHEGDPAEGFFVVQAGAINAHRISPDGREQVIRVFRPYASFAEIALSEADRYPVHAVAIEPSQVILIQRRPLRELIQRNPDIAFHIISSMSNHFRHLVQLLEDQKFKDIEGRLSHWLLRQLEETGQAGPGVVQLDTSKKLLANRLGVASETLSRAFARFRDAGWIEVDGARIRVLEPEALRTMLATAE; encoded by the coding sequence ATGGCAACCCCCGCTAGTTCGATCCGCGCGGCCGTGCTGCACGGCACCTTGAAGCAGTGCCCGCTCTTCAGTGCGCTCAGCGACAGCGCGCTGGCGGAGGTCGCCGCCACCTGCCGCCTGCGTGGGCTGGCCAAGGGCGAATACCTTTTCCACGAGGGCGACCCGGCGGAGGGGTTCTTTGTCGTTCAGGCCGGGGCGATCAACGCGCACCGCATCTCGCCGGATGGCCGGGAGCAGGTGATTCGCGTCTTCCGCCCCTATGCGTCATTTGCCGAGATCGCCTTGTCTGAAGCAGACCGTTACCCCGTGCATGCGGTAGCCATCGAACCCTCGCAGGTGATCTTGATTCAGCGGCGACCGCTGCGCGAGCTGATCCAACGCAATCCCGACATCGCCTTCCATATCATTTCCTCGATGAGCAACCACTTCCGGCACCTCGTGCAACTGCTGGAAGACCAGAAATTCAAGGACATCGAGGGGCGCCTCTCCCATTGGCTTTTGCGGCAACTGGAGGAGACGGGGCAAGCGGGGCCGGGTGTGGTGCAGCTCGACACCTCGAAAAAGCTGCTGGCCAACCGTCTCGGGGTGGCGAGCGAGACGCTTTCCCGTGCCTTTGCCCGCTTTCGCGATGCGGGCTGGATCGAGGTCGACGGGGCGCGCATCCGGGTGCTTGAGCCGGAAGCCCTGCGCACGATGCTGGCAACGGCGGAGTAG
- a CDS encoding molybdenum cofactor biosynthesis protein MoaE: MACFELSEKPVDVATWRARLEDPAAGAIATFEGLVRDHHQGRAVDRLSYSAYAPLAIKEGEKILTEARARFPLAAAYAVHRIGDLAIGDCAVWVGVSSGHRQEAFAACSWIIDAIKERVPVWKEEFYADGSVEWVDPTAPRPAGR, encoded by the coding sequence ATGGCGTGTTTTGAACTCAGCGAAAAACCGGTTGATGTCGCCACTTGGCGGGCGCGTCTGGAGGACCCCGCTGCCGGTGCGATCGCGACCTTCGAGGGGCTGGTGCGTGACCATCACCAAGGCCGTGCGGTCGATCGCCTCAGCTACAGCGCCTACGCGCCGCTGGCGATAAAGGAGGGCGAGAAGATCCTGACTGAGGCGCGTGCCCGCTTTCCCTTGGCGGCGGCCTATGCCGTCCACCGCATCGGCGATCTCGCGATTGGCGACTGCGCGGTCTGGGTAGGCGTCTCCTCCGGGCACCGGCAGGAAGCCTTCGCCGCGTGCAGCTGGATCATCGACGCGATCAAGGAGCGCGTGCCCGTCTGGAAAGAAGAATTCTACGCCGACGGCAGCGTGGAGTGGGTCGATCCTACTGCGCCGCGGCCAGCTGGGCGTTGA
- a CDS encoding metal-sulfur cluster assembly factor, with protein sequence MNVLDSTTPTVAGVIEALRTIEDPEVGLNIVDLGLIEEIRLPGEGAVEVDLIVTSPGCPLKDTLEEGTRSVVAGLPGVRHAAVRVRDDIRWTPDRISDPALLE encoded by the coding sequence ATGAATGTGCTAGATTCTACCACGCCAACCGTTGCCGGGGTCATCGAAGCCCTCCGCACGATCGAAGACCCGGAAGTGGGCCTCAACATCGTCGACCTCGGCCTGATCGAGGAAATTCGCCTGCCCGGGGAGGGCGCCGTTGAAGTCGATCTCATTGTGACCTCGCCCGGCTGCCCGCTCAAGGACACGCTGGAAGAGGGGACGCGCTCGGTCGTCGCCGGCCTGCCCGGAGTCCGCCATGCCGCCGTGCGGGTGCGCGACGATATCCGGTGGACGCCCGACCGGATCAGCGATCCGGCCTTGCTGGAGTGA
- a CDS encoding DUF2249 domain-containing protein: protein MTSVKPEMDLGAILAQGISPLPVVQERIAALAPGEALVLCVPFEPVPLYEHIRQWGADYAVASDAAGFRITVTKQEASALVPVFLDLRRLPPPEPMQRTLETFASLPPGGCLVVHLPHRPRPLLEQLEARGIAWEEDPQADGSCQIYLQKVVS from the coding sequence ATGACTTCCGTGAAACCTGAGATGGATCTGGGCGCAATCCTGGCCCAGGGGATCAGCCCGTTGCCCGTGGTGCAGGAGCGCATTGCCGCGTTGGCGCCGGGCGAGGCGCTGGTGCTGTGCGTCCCCTTCGAGCCCGTACCGCTCTACGAGCACATCCGCCAATGGGGGGCGGACTACGCGGTCGCTTCCGATGCCGCCGGCTTTCGCATCACCGTGACCAAGCAGGAGGCCTCCGCGCTGGTGCCGGTCTTTCTCGATCTCCGCCGCCTGCCGCCGCCCGAGCCGATGCAACGCACGCTGGAGACCTTTGCGAGTCTGCCGCCGGGCGGTTGTCTGGTGGTCCACCTGCCACACCGCCCGCGTCCGCTACTGGAGCAACTGGAGGCGCGCGGCATCGCGTGGGAGGAAGACCCGCAGGCCGACGGCAGCTGCCAGATCTATCTCCAGAAAGTCGTGTCATGA
- a CDS encoding MoaD/ThiS family protein: protein MKQLEVLYFGSLRAQRGVGSETLSTAAATPAALYADLAARHGFRLPVERVLFAVDDEYTAAGDPLPARGTLAIMPPLAGG from the coding sequence ATGAAGCAGCTTGAGGTGCTCTACTTTGGCAGCCTGCGGGCCCAACGCGGAGTCGGGAGCGAAACGCTTTCAACCGCTGCCGCAACGCCCGCTGCGCTCTATGCCGATCTGGCCGCGCGGCACGGTTTCCGCCTGCCGGTGGAGCGCGTGCTCTTTGCGGTCGACGACGAATACACCGCTGCAGGCGATCCCTTGCCCGCGCGCGGCACCCTGGCGATCATGCCCCCCTTGGCCGGAGGTTGA
- the ric gene encoding iron-sulfur cluster repair di-iron protein — MTQLNAQTTVGELVKAQPGRARVFERLKIDYCCGGKIPLAEACAKRGIDPEEVLEQLRALDHATPEAFDADTLSLTELAQHIVDTHHAYLREEMPRLDFMTRKVAAVHGDSEPRLREIRVVFEAFQQELAHHLLKEENVLFPLVREIDQAESFVQMPGMPLAAPIAQMEREHESAGNALEQLRELTDDFTPPDWACNTYRAMFQALHQLEWDMHQHVHKENNVLFPKALERAAQLQACAV, encoded by the coding sequence ATGACCCAGTTGAATGCCCAAACCACCGTTGGAGAACTCGTCAAGGCCCAGCCCGGCCGTGCCCGCGTCTTCGAGCGCCTGAAGATCGACTACTGCTGCGGCGGCAAGATTCCCTTGGCCGAAGCCTGCGCCAAGCGCGGCATCGATCCCGAAGAAGTGCTCGAACAACTCCGCGCGCTCGATCATGCCACGCCCGAAGCATTCGATGCCGACACGCTCAGCCTTACCGAGCTTGCGCAGCACATCGTCGATACCCACCACGCCTATTTGCGCGAAGAAATGCCACGCCTCGACTTCATGACCCGCAAGGTCGCAGCGGTGCACGGCGATAGCGAGCCCCGCCTGCGCGAGATCCGCGTCGTTTTCGAAGCCTTCCAGCAGGAGCTTGCCCACCACCTCTTGAAGGAAGAAAACGTGCTCTTCCCGCTGGTACGCGAGATCGATCAGGCCGAGTCGTTTGTGCAGATGCCCGGGATGCCGCTGGCCGCCCCGATTGCGCAGATGGAGCGCGAGCACGAAAGTGCGGGCAATGCGCTCGAACAACTCCGCGAGCTGACGGACGACTTCACCCCGCCGGACTGGGCCTGCAATACCTACCGCGCGATGTTCCAGGCGCTCCACCAGCTGGAGTGGGACATGCACCAGCACGTGCACAAGGAAAACAACGTGCTCTTCCCCAAGGCGCTTGAGCGTGCGGCCCAACTGCAGGCGTGCGCCGTCTGA
- a CDS encoding molybdenum cofactor guanylyltransferase, with translation MKRFALVLAGGKSRRMGRDKAALRRPDGRTQLEHTVALAQRFADRVYVSRRSAPVPPERWPVLVDRWPGQGPLGAILSAQLTHPQAEWLVLACDLPLLEERTLERLLASVQPQDAAVAYRSEFDGKPEPLCALYRPALLPVAQRAWALDVRCPRKVLAGPRVRMLPLPSRRALDNANTPADWSAAFPEARHEAA, from the coding sequence GTGAAGCGTTTCGCTCTCGTGCTCGCAGGTGGCAAGAGCCGCCGCATGGGTCGCGACAAGGCCGCCCTGCGCCGCCCCGATGGCCGCACGCAGTTGGAGCATACGGTCGCCCTAGCGCAGCGTTTTGCCGACCGCGTCTACGTCTCGCGTCGGAGCGCTCCCGTGCCGCCCGAGCGCTGGCCGGTGCTGGTCGACCGCTGGCCGGGGCAGGGGCCGCTCGGTGCGATCCTTTCTGCGCAGCTGACGCACCCGCAGGCAGAATGGCTGGTGCTCGCCTGCGACCTCCCGCTACTGGAGGAGCGCACGCTCGAACGCCTGCTCGCCTCGGTGCAGCCTCAGGACGCGGCGGTGGCCTACCGCAGCGAATTCGACGGCAAGCCCGAACCGCTGTGCGCACTCTATCGCCCGGCTCTGTTGCCAGTGGCTCAACGTGCCTGGGCGCTCGATGTCCGCTGCCCGCGCAAGGTGCTGGCGGGGCCGCGTGTGCGGATGCTGCCGCTGCCCTCGCGTCGCGCCCTCGACAACGCCAACACGCCGGCAGACTGGTCGGCGGCCTTCCCGGAGGCGCGCCATGAAGCAGCTTGA